Proteins found in one Salvia splendens isolate huo1 chromosome 10, SspV2, whole genome shotgun sequence genomic segment:
- the LOC121752209 gene encoding putative disease resistance RPP13-like protein 2 isoform X2 yields MASGSRKPSSPKSPSLWSPSETRSRLSATASVEEQIKSRTHPESAEYKSPPGKPKYVVGFVDKEKEIKDGLTKCTQHLDAIFVTGMHGVGKTTLVAKVFHDPDIRKNFTIAPIWVHASNSTTKHILVDILRQLDELPQDASQRCAEDLSILVASCLEGRKFLIVMDDVHEHPHDRL; encoded by the exons ATGGCTTCGGGAAGCCGAAAGCCAAGCTCGCCGAAATCGCCAAGCTTGTGGAGTCCATCAGAAACAAGGTCACGCCTCTCCGCGACAGCTAGCGTTGAAGAGCAAATTAAAAGCCGCACCCATCCTGAATCTGCTGAATACAAG AGTCCCCCAGGAAAACCGAAGTATGTGGTGGGTTTTgtggataaagaaaaagaaataaaggatgGTCTCACCAAATGTACCCAACATCTTGATGCCATCTTCGTTACTGGAATGCATGGCGTAGGTAAGACGACACTTGTGGCTAAGGTCTTCCATGATCCAGATATTCGAAAGAATTTCACCATAGCACCTATATGGGTTCATGCTTCAAATTCTACAACGAAGCATATTTTGGTTGACATTCTGAGGCAACTTGATGAACTCCCTCAAGATGCATCTCAGAGATGTGCTGAAGATCTATCCATACTGGTGGCTTCCTGCTTGGAGGGAAGGAAATTCTTGATAGTCATGGATGATGTGCATGAACACCCTCATGACCGCCTTTGA
- the LOC121752209 gene encoding late blight resistance protein R1-A-like isoform X1 — MRKHDNLFQRPRRSNILASYNNLDSHLRPCFLYMGIFPERSKFSVSKLIRMWIAEGFIVGGNVSLSLEETAHDYLKSLIDRNLVIVDDRKPDGSAKTCSMNYLMYEFCKTEAGNERENFLEEVKKSTTDGVFHPSVDQVEKYRRVCIHDDFSRFISKFVSLRGHRSLHVRLRSLISHSEETCPLKKKDVSVIGAAFKLLRVLDAKPMGFTKFPGDLYRLVLLRYVTLSLKAPVLTKDVSKLRSIQTLVVHTTSPSLKIEADILKMTELRHLKTNVSATLPKTDKKCNDGEQLQTLCYGFASSTSNSKRNQETG, encoded by the coding sequence ATGCGGAAGCATGACAACTTATTTCAACGACCAAGGAGGTCAAATATATTGGCAAGTTACAATAATTTGGACTCTCACTTGAGACCTTGCTTTCTGTACATGGGAATATTCCCTGAGCGGTCAAAGTTTTCGGTCTCAAAATTGATTCGGATGTGGATTGCAGAAGGATTTATTGTAGGGGGAAATGTAAGTTTGAGCTTGGAGGAGACTGCACATGACTATTTGAAATCTCTTATCGACAGAAATTTGGTTATAGTCGATGACCGAAAACCAGACGGTTCAGCTAAAACATGCAGCATGAATTATCTCATGTACGAATTTTGCAAAACTGAAGCtggaaatgagagagagaacTTTCTTGAAGAAGTGAAGAAATCCACAACAGATGGAGTTTTTCATCCTTCTGTTGACCAAGTAGAGAAATATCGTCGCGTTTGTATCCACGATGATTTCTCTAGATTCATCTCTAAATTTGTCTCCTTAAGAGGTCACAGAAGCCTCCATGTCCGCCTCCGGTCGTTAATTTCCCACTCAGAAGAAACGTGCCCCCTAAAGAAGAAGGACGTTTCAGTCATCGGTGCAGCTTTCAAACTTCTTAGGGTGTTGGATGCCAAGCCAATGGGATTCACCAAATTTCCCGGCGACTTGTACCGGCTGGTTCTTTTGCGGTACGTCACCCTCTCCCTCAAAGCACCTGTTCTTACTAAAGATGTCTCCAAACTTCGGAGCATACAAACTCTTGTGGTCCATACAACATCTCCTTCCCTCAAAATCGAAGCTGATATCTTGAAGATGACTGAGCTAAGACATCTTAAGACAAACGTGTCCGCGACTTTGCCCAAGACGGATAAGAAGTGCAACGATGGTGAACAGCTTCAGACACTGTGTTATGGATTCGCTTCCTCAACGTCGAATTCCAAGCGAAATCAAGAAACGGGATGA